Proteins from one Panulirus ornatus isolate Po-2019 chromosome 28, ASM3632096v1, whole genome shotgun sequence genomic window:
- the LOC139757699 gene encoding uncharacterized protein → MGQREGLRLLTMAALLTTGFPLTNNYFKELRGYIVEGHIHLKLQSASLSRCFSVCLTQRPTCRAFNVRNIGDHNRNYTCEVLTSYYHLAIDDRSALYYDRDMYWEFGFKVDLGRLVHYQPAPSSGLSWWGAQQACKDLWGEFLVPRTQEEWEWMKDVYGRMSYHQMWLPILEINEEDVPYRHYVWAGWRLNSTGAPGNVDITWIHDQVTIRCTQEEGYSCDTEDCGLLRPSQTTPPLEVIIAQCHDYVVNVGYICEAAIPDPATHTWSHP, encoded by the exons atgggtcAACGTGAGGGCCTTCGGCTCCTGACTATGGCAGCTTTGTTGACGACTGGCTTCCCACTCACCAACAACTACTTCAAGGAGCTGCGCGGTTACATCGTGGAGGGACACATCCACCTGAAACTGCAG TCGGCGTCGCTCAGTCGATGCTTCAGCGTGTGCCTCACCCAGCGACCCACCTGCCGCGCCTTCAACGTGCGCAACATCGGCGACCACAACAGGAACTACACGTGCGAGGTCCTCACGTCCTACTACCACCTGGCCATCGACGATCGCAGCGCCCTCTACTACGACAGAG ACATGTACTGGGAATTCGGGTTCAAGGTGGACCTCGGCAGGCTGGTGCATTACCAGCCCGCACCCTCGTCGGGGTTATCGTGGTGGGGAGCCCAGCAGGCCTGCAAGGACCTGTGGGGTGAGTTCTTGGTGCCCCGCACGCAGGAGgagtgggagtggatgaaggacgTCTACGGCAGGATGAGCTACCACCAGATGTGGCTGCCAATCCTGGAGATCAACGAGGAAGACGTCCCGTACCGACACTACGTCTGGGCTGGATGGAGACTCAACAGTACTGGAG CTCCGGGGAACGTGGACATCACCTGGATCCACGACCAGGTCACGATCAGGTGTACTCAGGAGGAGGGCTACTCCTGCGACACAGAGGACTGCGGCCTCCTGCGCCCTTCCCAGACCACGCCTCCTCTCGAGGTGATCATCGCCCAGTGTCACGACTACGTCGTCAACGTGGGCTACATCTGCGAGGCTGCCATACCCGACCCGGCCACACACACTTGGTCACATCCctga